The nucleotide window GTAACATAGGTACCTCTCCAGTTCTTGACTTAGTCTTAGATGAGAGGGCAGACCGACCTAACATAGACGTTAGAGGAGTGAGTTCTGGAGCAAAGATGAACCCAGAACAGGTTGAAGAAATCGTACCAAAAATTGCAGATTTCGACCCTGATTTCGTGATATTCATCAGCCCAAACCCTGGTGCTCCTGGACCAGCTAAAGCTCGAGAATTATTATCTGGAATGGACGTCCCAGCATTAATCATTGGTGACGCTCCTGGAATGGGTAAAAGGGAAGAAATGGATGAACAAGGATTAGGATACATCGTTGTTCTCGGAGACCCAATGATCGGAGCTCGAAGAGAATTCCTGGACCCAACTGAAATGGCCTCATTCAACGCAGATGTAATAAAAGTACTGGCCGCCACTGGTGCATACCGGGTGGTACAGGAAACCATCGATGGAATGATCGCTGCCTGCGAAGCAGGAGAAGACATTGAATTACCAAAAGTCGTTATTGACGCTGCTAAAGCTACAGAAACCGCTGGATTCGCCAGCCCATACGCAAAAGCAAAAGCAATGGCTGCTTACGAAATGGCTGCTAAAGTGGGTGACATAGACCTCAAAGGCTGTTTCATGGTTAAAGATATGGAACAATACGTACCTATCGTGGCTTCAGCTCACGAACTCATTGCTACAGCTGCCAAACTCGCAACTGAAGCACGTGAAATCGAAAAAGCAAACGACACTGTACTGCGTAAACCACACGGTGCTCAGGGACAGACCATGTCCAAGACCGTGTTAGTTTCCAAACCAGAATAAGAATATTCTAAAAACAGTCCCTAAGGACTGTCCTTTTTTTTATTTTTGATAATTAGTTTTGCCTCAGTCTACATCTTTTAATTCATTCCACATTTAGATTTTAATAAGATCATTACTATTTAATATTACATTATCCATAACCAAACATGGTGTATTAAAATGATCGAAAACATCATTGAACGCTTCTCCAAAGCAGCCAGTATGCAACGCTGGAATGACCATATACGTCCTGTTGAATTCACTGAACTGGATAAACAGGCTCATAAAATGGTTATTGCCTATGTTATAGCTAGATTTGAGGAAGACAGGAGGGGTCCCGGTAGTGTAAACTGGATATCTCTCATAGAAGGGGGAATATTTGAATTCCTTCACCGAACTGTTTTAACGGATATTAAACCCCCAGTATTTCACCGTATGATGAAAGAAAAGGGTGAAGAACTTAATAAACATGTTTTTCAGAAATTGGAAAGTGATATGGAGGGTCTGGATCAGGGTTTCCAGAACCGTTTCATGAGTTACTACCAGGAAAGTCCCAGCAGCCTGGAAAGGCGAATACTCCGGGCAGCTCACTATCTAGCCACCCAGTGGGAGTTCAAGATCATTTACCACACCGCACCATTCATCTATGGTATTGAAAAAACCAAAGAAAACATTGAAAACCAGATAGAAGATCATTACGATTTAATCGGGGTGCAGAAGATCCAACTGGGTAAAAAATCCTTCGGATTCATTGATCTATGTGGACAGCTCCGCTTCCAGAAACGATGGGCACACATTCCCCGTATACCCGAAACATCTGTACTGGGGCACATGTTCATAGTGGCTGCAACCAGTTATCTATGTACCATGGAAATGGGCATTAAAGCATGTTCTAAAAGATTCTACAACAACTTCTATGCAGGATTATTCCATGATCTACCTGAAGTCCTGACTAAAGATATCATATCCCCAGTTAAAGGTTCAGTAGAGGGACTTAAAGAGATAATAAAGGATTATGAAGATTTTCAGATGAAAGAAGAACTTTTACCCCTCTTGCCCCGATCATGGCACGAGGATATGAAATATTTTTCAGAATCCGAGTTTGAAAATAAGATTCAGGACAACCAGGAAGTTAAACTGGGTATCAGTTTCCGGGACCTCAATAAAAAGTACAATCGTGATGAATTCTCACCTCTTGATGGGGAACTTCTCCACGCAGCGGATCGTCTGGCTGCATTTATTGAGGCTAAACTCTCTTTGGACCATGGAATAAAATCATTAGAATTGGAAGAAGCAGCAAAAAACATATACGCAGATTATGAAGGGCAGAAGATTTCAGGCATTGATTTTGGTAGAATATTCAAGTACTTTCGATAAATGACCGAGTAATCCTAAACATGGAAAAATAAAAATGCTGGGGGATGGAACAGATTCCATAATTAATTTCTTAGATTATTTAACCATTCCATTTTTTGGTAAACTATTCCTGGAAACTTTTTAGGTTAATTATTCCTGGAATTTCCTGGCAAAGTCCTCAACCATAGATTCCCATTCCCCACTTTTCTGGGCCTTGCCCCCAATGGCCAGTTTGTCAATAAATTCCATTCCCTGAGATTCTAAGTTTTCACGGATCTGTATAGTGGCTATCTGATTACCATCACCACCCATGGTTAACAAGGCTGCGCATTTTTTCCCAGAAACATTCTCCAACTCTTCCAGGTACTGGTTAACACCTGGTGGGGTGCGACTAGCCCAGACTGGACAGCAAACAATCAAACAATCGTATTGGCTCATGTCGGTTATGCAGGGTTTTATGGGCCATTTTTTCTCCAGATATGCGTGGACTGCTTTAATAAGATACCATCTATCCTTAACCGGTTCTATACGTGTGAAATCAGCATTTATTAACTCTTGCAGTTTCTGAGCAACCGTCAGGGTGTTCCCAGAGTAAGAATAACAAGCAATTAAGGGTTTCATTTTTTTACCTCCAAAATTTATTTTTCGTAAAAGATTATCATATTTGCTCTTATTCTGTATCATTTTTAGTTTTTGTTCAATAAATCTTTAGTCTTTGGTGCGTAGGATTAATTTTTTAAGATCTCTAAGGGACCATACTTTGAGGGCAACCACAAAAAGCACAGGGATCATGAATAAAATTAACAAACTCCATTTCGGGTTAATAAAAGAGATTAACATGGAGAGGATCACTATGGCGGGTGTGAATAAAGTTATTCGTTTGATGTAAGGATCGTATGGTTTTACCTTCTCCAGGATCAGATCATGATCTACAGAATACTTCCAGATCATAAAGGCGAACAAACCCACAACTAGGATGTTAACGTCGAAGATCAATTGTGAGAGCTGATACTGGGGAAATTGTGCAATAAGCGATGTTGATAATGGCACCAGAGCTATGAACATCAACCAGAAAACATTGATCCAGATCAAGGTCATATTTGTTTTTTTAATCAGGAACAATATATGGTGGTTTATCCAAAAACCAGCTAATATTAAGAAACTGAGGAAATAAACAACGTACTTGGGTAAAATTTCCCCAGTGGTTTGTAGAAACAGCTGGGAAGTGTGGATGGGCCCCATGGGTATCTCAATGGTCACCACCAGAATGGTCATGGCTATGGCAAACAGGCCATCAGTCAGGGTTTCCAGTCTATTGGTTGGAAAGTACAGGCCCGGTTTCTTTTTATCTTCAGAATTCATTACTATCTCCTTTTGCTTAAAATGTTTCCTTTTAGTTAATGATTTGTTTACAATCTATAGATATTTGTTTTTAGTGGTCTTATTAGGTCTATTAATTATTTACTTTGTCCCCTTCTTTTTTTGACAAAGATACGTATATTTAAAAGAACGGGTATCAATATGAAAATGAGAATAGTTCCCACTGGAATAATAAAAGAAATTCCAATTGCTATCAACGATATTACTGGTAGTAAAAGGTTAGATCGTTTGATTATCTTGGCGTAAGGGATCACTGGTTCGTATATCATTTCATTTTTAAAAGCGTAGTGCCAGATGTTATAATATAAAACGCCAATAACCAGCATGTTTAAGGCGAAAATGATCTCTGCAAACTGGTACTGGCCATAGTTACTCATTAATGATGTGGAAAAGGGCACAATGGCAATTGACATTAACCAGAATATGTTTAACCAGTTAAGAGCCAGATCAGTATACTTCATAGCGTAAAATATATGGTGGTTCAGCCAGAAACCACCTAAAATTGTGAAACTAATTATGTAAATGCCTATCTGGGGTAGTAGTGTGTTAATGATATATTCGTTGATTACGGGTGGGGTTGGATTGGCAGGCATTACGGGTACTTCGAGGCTTAAAACCAGCAGAGTCATTGCTATGGCAAATATTCCATCAGTTAATGTTTCAAGTCTGATTTTTGGAATTTTTAGTTCAGGTGCAACTGGTTCTTCATTGCCTGACATATATACTCCAATGATTTTTTAGCTTTCAATCATGGCATTTAGATTTACCCAATGATTCATTTTAGATTATCCTAATAATTGCTTTAAATGACACCTTTGGTACTGGGCATACTATCATGAACCACTCTGGTTGCATCATGCAGTGCACGGGCCAGGGCCTTGAAAATGGCTTCCACCTGGTGGTGGTCATTTTCCCCTTCACAGCGGGCGTGTAGATTGATCTTCCCAGTCTGGGCCAGAGACTCTAAAAAGTGCCCCACGTTCTCGGTGCTGAGGTCACCTACTTTTCCTTGGTGGAAGTTCAGATCCAGTACAGTGTAACTGCGACCAGACAGGTCCACAGCTACCATGGCCAAAGACTCATCCATGGGCACCAGTGCATGAGCCATTCTACGTATTCCCTTTTTATCTCCCAGTGCTTCCTGCAGAGCTTCACCCAGGACAATGGCAACGTCTTCTACAGTATGGTGATCATCTATGTGGATATCTCCCTGTGCTTCTACTTTCAGATCAAAAAGACTGTGCCGGGTGAAGGATTCCAGCATGTGGTTAAAAAACTGGATCCCGGTTTCCACCTGGTACTCTCCGGTACCATCCAGATCCAGCTCAACATTTATGATGGTTTCAGAGGTCTTCCTCTGTATCTTGCTTTTTCGGTTCATTTGGATCATCCCTCACTATAAGTATGGCACCTTCCGGACACTTGGAAGCGCAGATTGTGCATAGGTGACAGTAGCGTAAATTGGTGGCCATGGCCTTCTTATTCACATCCCATATTTTAGCTCCCTTGGGACACTCTTCCTTACATATTCCACAACCAGTACATTTTTCTGGATCTACTTCTATTCTCATAACCTAGCTCCTTATAACTTATAAGTTATAACTTATCATTAAATATTTATAATCAATTTATAGTTTTTATATTCCATCTAAAGGGTTAATAACCCTTATTTAATTATAACTTATACCTTATAACATCATATTTTCATGGATGTTACTAAATAGTTCATCAGTCTTTTTGGTAAATTTCCAGAAATTCCTGGAACCGGTTCAGGGTTTTTTTGAGACTTCTAAAACCCTCTTCATCTTCTTTAACACCTTTTAAGGAATCCTGTGACCAGAAGTTGGCTCCCAGATTGGATCCGAAGGGCCCTCCACTAACTGGTATTGCTCCGTTAAGAATATAAAAAGTCATAATCTGCTGTATGGCCAGTTCCTGACCTCCAACACGGTCCCCTCCCACAGCAATGGCCATGCCTACTTTATGCTTCAGGAAGTTTAGGTCCACAGCAGCTGCGGCACGGGTACGGTCCATAACCGCTTTGATTTGGGCGCTAACCCCTCCATTGTAAATTGGGGTGGCCATTATAATCCCTTTAACATCCTTAAAAATAGGATAGAGCTGGTACATGTCATCTTGGACAATGCATTCCTTTTTCCGCAGGCAATAATCACAATTCCTGCAGGGGCTAATATCTTTTCCTCTAACAGTGAACAATTCGGTTTCATAACCCTTTTCTTCCATGGTATTCAGAGCTTCACTTAGGACATGCTCTGTGGCCTGTTTCCTAGGGCTTCCGCTTATTCCTAAAATTACTTTTTGCACTGATAATTCCCCCATATTGAGAATAATTTGAATTTATTAGGTTTTAACTTTTTTCTTATACGAACTGTTTTTTCTTATAATAATGGAGAAAATATGGTTATCACCAATTAAATCCTTTTTTTATACTTTAATTCTTTAAAAATGATT belongs to uncultured Methanobacterium sp. and includes:
- a CDS encoding F420-dependent methylenetetrahydromethanopterin dehydrogenase, which codes for MVVKIGVIKSGNIGTSPVLDLVLDERADRPNIDVRGVSSGAKMNPEQVEEIVPKIADFDPDFVIFISPNPGAPGPAKARELLSGMDVPALIIGDAPGMGKREEMDEQGLGYIVVLGDPMIGARREFLDPTEMASFNADVIKVLAATGAYRVVQETIDGMIAACEAGEDIELPKVVIDAAKATETAGFASPYAKAKAMAAYEMAAKVGDIDLKGCFMVKDMEQYVPIVASAHELIATAAKLATEAREIEKANDTVLRKPHGAQGQTMSKTVLVSKPE
- a CDS encoding HD domain-containing protein; the encoded protein is MIENIIERFSKAASMQRWNDHIRPVEFTELDKQAHKMVIAYVIARFEEDRRGPGSVNWISLIEGGIFEFLHRTVLTDIKPPVFHRMMKEKGEELNKHVFQKLESDMEGLDQGFQNRFMSYYQESPSSLERRILRAAHYLATQWEFKIIYHTAPFIYGIEKTKENIENQIEDHYDLIGVQKIQLGKKSFGFIDLCGQLRFQKRWAHIPRIPETSVLGHMFIVAATSYLCTMEMGIKACSKRFYNNFYAGLFHDLPEVLTKDIISPVKGSVEGLKEIIKDYEDFQMKEELLPLLPRSWHEDMKYFSESEFENKIQDNQEVKLGISFRDLNKKYNRDEFSPLDGELLHAADRLAAFIEAKLSLDHGIKSLELEEAAKNIYADYEGQKISGIDFGRIFKYFR
- a CDS encoding NAD(P)H-dependent oxidoreductase yields the protein MKPLIACYSYSGNTLTVAQKLQELINADFTRIEPVKDRWYLIKAVHAYLEKKWPIKPCITDMSQYDCLIVCCPVWASRTPPGVNQYLEELENVSGKKCAALLTMGGDGNQIATIQIRENLESQGMEFIDKLAIGGKAQKSGEWESMVEDFARKFQE
- a CDS encoding TMEM175 family protein; its protein translation is MNSEDKKKPGLYFPTNRLETLTDGLFAIAMTILVVTIEIPMGPIHTSQLFLQTTGEILPKYVVYFLSFLILAGFWINHHILFLIKKTNMTLIWINVFWLMFIALVPLSTSLIAQFPQYQLSQLIFDVNILVVGLFAFMIWKYSVDHDLILEKVKPYDPYIKRITLFTPAIVILSMLISFINPKWSLLILFMIPVLFVVALKVWSLRDLKKLILRTKD
- a CDS encoding TMEM175 family protein; amino-acid sequence: MSGNEEPVAPELKIPKIRLETLTDGIFAIAMTLLVLSLEVPVMPANPTPPVINEYIINTLLPQIGIYIISFTILGGFWLNHHIFYAMKYTDLALNWLNIFWLMSIAIVPFSTSLMSNYGQYQFAEIIFALNMLVIGVLYYNIWHYAFKNEMIYEPVIPYAKIIKRSNLLLPVISLIAIGISFIIPVGTILIFILIPVLLNIRIFVKKRRGQSK
- the hisB gene encoding imidazoleglycerol-phosphate dehydratase HisB, with the protein product MNRKSKIQRKTSETIINVELDLDGTGEYQVETGIQFFNHMLESFTRHSLFDLKVEAQGDIHIDDHHTVEDVAIVLGEALQEALGDKKGIRRMAHALVPMDESLAMVAVDLSGRSYTVLDLNFHQGKVGDLSTENVGHFLESLAQTGKINLHARCEGENDHHQVEAIFKALARALHDATRVVHDSMPSTKGVI
- a CDS encoding ferredoxin family protein, encoding MRIEVDPEKCTGCGICKEECPKGAKIWDVNKKAMATNLRYCHLCTICASKCPEGAILIVRDDPNEPKKQDTEEDL
- a CDS encoding flavodoxin family protein, which encodes MQKVILGISGSPRKQATEHVLSEALNTMEEKGYETELFTVRGKDISPCRNCDYCLRKKECIVQDDMYQLYPIFKDVKGIIMATPIYNGGVSAQIKAVMDRTRAAAAVDLNFLKHKVGMAIAVGGDRVGGQELAIQQIMTFYILNGAIPVSGGPFGSNLGANFWSQDSLKGVKEDEEGFRSLKKTLNRFQEFLEIYQKD